In the genome of Poecilia reticulata strain Guanapo linkage group LG16, Guppy_female_1.0+MT, whole genome shotgun sequence, one region contains:
- the creb3l4 gene encoding cyclic AMP-responsive element-binding protein 3-like protein 4: MDAESGAVLPGTGPVGRRPGSTRFREPLQGWVVDPSCVSGYIGEQVTLDDSESEDVLQAVDPNEVFGTGTGTADTSSESDVSEETPVAMVTAVTTATSQPAPTAVYQVVYDISSVGGAKPEPGQENVISIELDEWSSQLLFSDSCIFSDLHAVSSSSSSSSPCDGGRSSAPLSGRDQAPLFPDLRLTEEEQKLLTEEGVSLPSNLPLTKAEERILKKVRRKIRNKQSAQDSRKRRKEYIHGLESRAAACSAQNQELQRTVEQLEKHNVSLLAQLQQLRSLIKQTASKGAQTSTCLLILLVSLSLIVLPNFSPFSRRPSADDDYRTAAVVSRNILTDPNFSNPADYGAGSAARSDSSVPPELSQSGPAEGAAALPEPIGTLESLDTSQSQNXTAAVAGQTGREAGKTGHADEM; the protein is encoded by the exons ATGGACGCTGAGAGCGGAGCGGTTCTGCCTGGAACCGGGCCAGTGGGTCGCCGGCCCGGTTCGACCCGCTTCAGAGAGCCCCTGCAGGGCTGGGTGGTGGACCCCAGCTGTGTGAGTGGATATATTGGTGAACAG GTGACCTTGGATGACAGCGAATCGGAGGACGTTCTGCAGGCTGTCGACCCCAACGAAGTGTTCGgaaccggtaccggtaccgccGACACGTCGTCCGAGAGTGACGTCTCGGAGGAGACCCCCGTTGCAATGGTGACAGCAGTAACCACGGCGACCAGCCAGCCAGCCCCAACAGCAGTCTACCAGGTGGTCTATGACATCAGCTCTGTGGGCGGAGCCAAACCTGAACCCGGTCAGGAGAACGTCATCTCCATCGAGCTGG aTGAATGGAGTTCCCAGCTGCTGTTTTCGGACTCCTGCATCTTCAGCGACTTGCACGCCGTCTcgtcttcatcatcatcatcctctccATGTGACGGCGGCCGGAGCTCCGCCCCTCTTTCAGGTAGAGACCAG gCGCCGCTGTTCCCTGACCTGCGGCTGacggaggaggagcagaagctGCTGACAGAGGAGGGCGTGTCCCTGCCCAGCAACCTCCCACTCACTAAG GCTGAAGAGCGGATCCTGAAGAAAGTCCGCAGGAAGATCCGGAACAAGCAGTCGGCTCAGGACAGCCGCAAGAGGAGGAAGGAGTACATCCACGGCCTGGAGAGCAG GGCAGCGGCGTGTTCGGCTCAGAACCAGGAGCTGCAGCGAACCGTGGAGCAGCTGGAGAAACACAACGT GTCCCTCCTggctcagctgcagcagctccgctCCCTCATCAAGCAGACGGCCAGTAAAGGAGCGCAGACCAGCACCTGCTTACTG ATCCTGCTAGTGTCCCTCAGCCTGATCGTCCTCCCGAACTTCAGCCCGTTCAGCCGCCGCCCGTCAGCCGACGACGACTACAGAACCGCCGCAG ttGTGTCCAGAAACATCCTGACGGATCCAAACTTCTCCAACCCGGCTGACTACGGCGCCGGTTCTGCTGCACGTTCGGACTCATCGGTGCCTCCTGagctcagccaatcaggaccTGCAGAGGGRGCAGCGGCACTGCCGGAGCCAATAGGAACCCTGGAGAGCTTAGAcaccagccaatcacagaaCGRGACGGCTGCTGTTGCCGGGCAGACTGGACGTGAGGCGGGRAAAACCGGACACGCTGATGAGATGTAA